A region of Pseudorasbora parva isolate DD20220531a chromosome 14, ASM2467924v1, whole genome shotgun sequence DNA encodes the following proteins:
- the nr2c2ap gene encoding nuclear receptor 2C2-associated protein, whose amino-acid sequence MAETLICNNTQSRVSSVLNRDVKQFGKKFMFDSNEETCWNSDQGESQWVVLEFPQPVKVSGLRLQFQGGFSGKSCKLEGSAKEEDLKHISDFYPEDNNCLQSFPIQDAPLVQRLKIVFENSADFFGRIIVYTLDILGEKSL is encoded by the exons ATGGCAGAGACATTGATTTGTAACAACACACAAAGCAG GGTGAGTTCTGTCCTCAACAGAGATGTCAAACAGTTCGGAAAGAAGTTCATGTTTGATTCCAATGAGGAGACGTGCTGGAATTCCGACCAG ggTGAATCTCAGTGGGTTGTCTTGGAGTTTCCACAGCCTGTGAAAGTATCAGGGCTCAGACTCCAGTTCCAAGGAGGTTTTTCAGGAAAATCTTGTAAATTAGAAG GGTCTGCAAAAGaagaggatctcaaacacattTCAGATTTCTATCCAGAGGACAACAACTGTCTACAA AGTTTTCCCATTCAAGATGCCCCTTTGGTGCAGAGGCTTAAAATAGTGTTTGAAAACAGCGCTGACTTTTTTGGAAGAATAATTGTTTACACATTGGATATCCTGGGGGAAAAGTCTTTGTAA